In Opitutus sp. ER46, one DNA window encodes the following:
- a CDS encoding NPCBM/NEW2 domain-containing protein codes for MNLPRLLSVLAASGCLLLTSWAVAETVPLEKLIDGAKADADDLRPKVNRNVRGQPLRIAGRAFATGLGVQTDTSVAFLVNGGQRLVAKVGLDDIALGDAVVTCEVLADGESVWSRRLVAGQLAETIELEIAGKRIVTLVAEDAGNGIHQAPVNWVEASVAYTGEAPKAAPVPGRKEDAYILTPPASSTPRINGARVFGVRPGHPFLFTIAATGERPMRFAAEGLPAGLTLDGDTGQIRGVVPKAGTHRVALIATNARGTDRKPLRIEVGEEIALTPPLGWNSWTCWEAEVDQEKVLASARAMVTTGLAQHGWVYVNIDDTWQGERRPPTHALQPNQKFPDMKQLCADIHALGLKAGIYSTPWITSYANYAGGSADNPEGTWTKWTGAFDYSGNNVKPLGLGAYSFVEVDAKQWAEWGFDYLKYDWRWNEVPETERMAKALRASGRDIVYSLSNAAPFRNAAPLSRLANAWRTTGDIRDTWVSIKSIGFTQDKWREFARPGHWNDPDTLVVGKNGRPWGPVMQPTRLTPDEQYTQVSLWSLLAAPILIGCPLDDLDAFTLSLLTNDEVLEINQDELGRQAAQTLVNGRKQVWVKELADGSRAIGLFNLAAAPQEVSFRWAELGLEPPARVRDVWRQLDLPASDGGFVASVPRHGVILIRVWPTAR; via the coding sequence ATGAACCTCCCCCGTCTGCTCTCCGTCCTGGCGGCGTCTGGCTGTCTGCTTCTGACCTCCTGGGCCGTGGCCGAAACCGTCCCGCTGGAGAAACTGATCGATGGCGCCAAGGCGGACGCCGATGACCTGCGCCCGAAGGTGAACCGGAACGTTCGCGGGCAGCCGCTGCGGATCGCGGGCCGGGCGTTCGCGACCGGCCTGGGCGTGCAGACGGACACCTCGGTGGCCTTCCTGGTGAACGGCGGCCAGCGCCTGGTGGCCAAGGTCGGCCTCGACGACATCGCGTTGGGGGACGCCGTCGTGACCTGCGAAGTGCTCGCGGATGGCGAGTCGGTCTGGAGCCGCCGGCTGGTCGCCGGTCAGCTCGCCGAGACGATCGAGCTTGAGATTGCGGGTAAGCGCATCGTGACGCTCGTCGCGGAAGATGCGGGCAACGGGATTCACCAGGCGCCGGTCAACTGGGTCGAGGCGAGTGTCGCCTACACGGGAGAGGCGCCCAAGGCCGCGCCGGTGCCCGGCCGCAAGGAGGACGCCTACATCCTAACGCCCCCGGCGTCGTCGACCCCGCGGATCAACGGCGCGCGCGTGTTTGGCGTGCGCCCGGGGCACCCGTTCCTCTTCACGATCGCGGCGACGGGCGAGCGCCCGATGCGTTTCGCCGCCGAGGGGTTGCCCGCCGGGCTAACGCTCGATGGCGACACCGGGCAGATTCGCGGCGTGGTGCCGAAGGCCGGGACGCATCGCGTGGCGCTGATCGCGACCAACGCGCGCGGGACAGACCGGAAGCCGCTGCGCATCGAAGTAGGGGAAGAAATCGCGCTGACTCCGCCGCTCGGTTGGAACAGCTGGACCTGCTGGGAGGCCGAGGTGGACCAGGAGAAGGTGCTCGCCTCGGCGCGGGCGATGGTGACCACCGGTCTGGCGCAGCACGGCTGGGTGTATGTGAATATTGATGACACCTGGCAGGGCGAACGCCGGCCGCCGACGCACGCGCTGCAACCGAACCAGAAGTTTCCCGACATGAAGCAGCTCTGCGCCGACATTCACGCGCTCGGGCTGAAGGCGGGCATCTACTCGACACCCTGGATTACGTCCTACGCCAACTACGCCGGCGGATCGGCGGACAACCCGGAGGGCACGTGGACGAAGTGGACCGGGGCCTTCGACTACAGCGGCAACAACGTGAAGCCGCTGGGCCTGGGGGCGTATTCGTTCGTGGAGGTCGACGCGAAGCAGTGGGCGGAGTGGGGCTTCGATTACCTGAAGTACGACTGGCGCTGGAACGAAGTCCCCGAGACGGAGCGGATGGCGAAGGCGCTCCGGGCGTCGGGACGCGACATCGTTTACAGTCTATCCAACGCCGCCCCCTTTCGAAACGCCGCGCCGCTCTCGCGCCTGGCGAACGCGTGGCGCACCACGGGCGACATCCGCGACACCTGGGTGAGCATCAAGAGCATCGGGTTTACGCAGGACAAATGGCGCGAGTTCGCCCGGCCGGGACATTGGAACGATCCGGATACGCTCGTCGTCGGCAAGAACGGCCGCCCCTGGGGACCGGTGATGCAGCCGACGCGATTGACGCCCGACGAGCAGTACACGCAGGTGAGCCTCTGGTCGCTGTTGGCGGCGCCCATCCTGATCGGTTGTCCGCTGGACGACCTCGACGCGTTCACGCTGAGCCTTCTGACCAACGACGAAGTGCTCGAGATCAACCAGGACGAACTTGGCCGGCAGGCGGCGCAGACGCTCGTGAACGGCCGGAAGCAGGTATGGGTGAAGGAACTCGCCGACGGCTCACGGGCGATCGGTTTGTTCAATCTCGCGGCGGCCCCGCAGGAGGTTTCCTTCCGCTGGGCGGAGCTCGGGCTGGAGCCGCCCGCTCGGGTCCGCGATGTTTGGCGGCAGCTGGACCTGCCCGCCTCCGACGGCGGCTTCGTGGCGTCCGTACCGCGGCACGGCGTAATCCTGATCCGCGTCTGGCCGACGGCGCGGTGA
- a CDS encoding TonB-dependent receptor plug domain-containing protein translates to MSSGIIPPARRLCAAKHRCDAQSHLVPSACSTRRPWPWGGALLAAALLHAPVLWAQTPTPTAASASSDESIVLSPFVVSSERDTGYAATDSLAGTRLRTPLKDIAASVSVVTKDLLDDLAATNLDNLLVYTTGTEVAGVAGNFSNMTTGQYAMEGETVREAITTGPTARDSGGNNRVRGLAAADLTRNFFSSPYIPMDAYNTQSVTINRGANAILFGFGSPAGIIENSLSTPSFKNRGTAQARFGSYGSYRASLDIDRVLLKGKLAVRLIGMNERRYYEQEFTFRDQRRTYGAATFRPFRSTTIRINGESGQVEQRLPRTDPPVDSLTTWWDFGKPAKVTTANNDAAYKDWMARNNVSGMAAQWEANTGLIYPGPNAYTPVDGFPSWSTSTIAQYYSAPKSSREVAQSIYLNPLAPFMMSRQILDRSIFDYRTQLIDGPNSSTKSQFNTANAAIEQLFLDGNAGIELVYDYQEAEQSTLRKFMWWRANNIFIDPQLVTPDGRTNPNFGRPFIASKGTFNYDHAKYETARATAFLKHDFSKRPGFLGRLLGTQTVTGLYTDHKNEAKLMSGDAAMAAMGWRGGNGGTGWADRTITTVVYLGPSLANAASAKGAHISGVQVETQYPDEFSPWTVGREASNNKKWVQVPTKIYQYPDYAHLARDSRVTANNAETYAGVWQANWWDSTLVSTAGWRHDKMEGFEGSWPATQNPVTGAVNTSRAPVNPKGAAEKSTFSYGLALHVPARYLRSLPGRPNVSFYYNDSANFQVTGYRMNILGDPLGPQEGTTKEYAVRLSALDEKFSVRVTHYETKQDNINDRRVAGLVNKVAYIEDFIYTWVPQATLNAAGYVGPLDTRLPALSDRYFKAWGWVYGGLTADGTTYTNPTYTAPSTTTTAITSMVSKGLEIEGVYNPTRNWRIMFNAAKQEAVQGATDATVSALVAERMKEWTKPAIWSAPLNNNVWTGQTLVEAQIINPLNTAILSTGGPVAELRKWRANLMTNYKFSYARLKGWSIGGAARWQDKVMIGYPVIQDPKLGLVTDVNHPFMGPDEIAFDAWLGYERRIFRNRVGWKIQLNVRNLLDNNLLIPVRANPVVIGDLNTHENVAYRIGERRTWQVMSTFSF, encoded by the coding sequence ATGAGCTCAGGAATTATCCCGCCTGCACGCCGGCTTTGTGCCGCGAAGCATCGGTGCGACGCCCAGTCGCACCTCGTTCCATCAGCCTGCTCCACGCGCCGTCCCTGGCCGTGGGGCGGCGCGCTGCTCGCAGCCGCGTTGCTCCACGCGCCGGTGCTGTGGGCGCAGACGCCGACGCCGACGGCGGCAAGTGCGTCCAGCGACGAATCCATTGTCCTGAGCCCGTTCGTCGTCTCGAGCGAGCGCGACACCGGCTATGCCGCGACGGATTCGCTTGCCGGCACACGTCTGCGCACGCCGCTAAAGGACATCGCCGCATCGGTCAGCGTCGTGACGAAGGATCTCCTCGACGATCTCGCCGCGACCAACCTCGACAACCTGCTGGTTTATACGACCGGCACCGAAGTTGCCGGCGTGGCGGGCAACTTCTCCAACATGACCACCGGCCAGTACGCGATGGAGGGCGAGACGGTGCGCGAGGCCATCACGACCGGCCCGACCGCACGGGATTCCGGCGGCAACAACCGCGTGCGCGGCCTGGCCGCGGCGGACCTGACGCGGAATTTCTTCTCGAGCCCGTACATCCCGATGGACGCCTACAACACGCAGAGCGTGACCATCAACCGCGGTGCCAACGCGATCCTCTTCGGCTTCGGCAGTCCCGCCGGCATCATCGAGAACAGCCTCAGCACACCTTCCTTCAAAAATCGCGGCACGGCGCAGGCGCGCTTCGGCAGCTATGGCTCCTACCGCGCCTCGCTGGATATCGATCGTGTCCTCCTCAAGGGGAAGCTCGCGGTGCGGCTGATCGGGATGAACGAGCGGCGCTATTACGAGCAGGAGTTCACCTTCCGCGACCAGCGGCGCACGTATGGTGCGGCGACCTTCCGTCCATTCCGCTCCACGACGATCCGCATCAATGGCGAGTCCGGGCAGGTGGAACAGCGCCTGCCGCGCACTGATCCGCCGGTCGACAGCCTCACAACGTGGTGGGACTTCGGCAAACCCGCCAAGGTCACCACCGCCAACAACGACGCGGCGTACAAAGACTGGATGGCGCGCAACAATGTCTCCGGGATGGCCGCGCAGTGGGAGGCCAACACGGGCCTGATCTATCCCGGTCCCAACGCGTACACGCCGGTCGACGGCTTCCCGTCCTGGTCCACTTCGACCATCGCCCAGTACTACTCGGCGCCGAAGAGCAGCCGCGAGGTCGCGCAGAGCATCTACCTAAACCCGCTCGCGCCGTTCATGATGAGCCGGCAGATCCTCGATCGCTCCATCTTCGACTATCGCACGCAGCTGATCGACGGCCCGAACAGCTCGACGAAGTCCCAGTTCAACACCGCCAACGCCGCCATCGAGCAGCTGTTCCTGGACGGCAATGCCGGCATCGAGCTCGTGTACGACTACCAGGAGGCGGAGCAGTCCACCCTCCGGAAGTTCATGTGGTGGCGCGCCAACAACATCTTCATCGATCCCCAGCTGGTCACGCCCGACGGCCGCACCAACCCCAACTTCGGCCGGCCGTTCATCGCGTCCAAGGGCACGTTCAACTACGACCACGCCAAGTATGAGACGGCCCGCGCCACCGCGTTCCTGAAGCACGATTTCAGCAAGCGTCCCGGCTTCCTCGGCCGGCTCCTTGGCACGCAGACCGTCACCGGCCTCTACACCGACCACAAGAACGAGGCCAAGCTGATGAGCGGCGATGCCGCCATGGCCGCGATGGGCTGGCGCGGCGGCAACGGCGGGACCGGCTGGGCCGACCGCACCATCACGACCGTGGTGTATCTCGGACCCTCGCTTGCCAACGCCGCCAGCGCCAAGGGCGCGCATATCTCCGGCGTGCAGGTGGAGACGCAGTATCCCGACGAGTTCTCGCCGTGGACGGTCGGTCGCGAGGCGAGCAACAACAAGAAGTGGGTGCAGGTCCCGACGAAGATCTACCAGTATCCGGACTACGCACACCTGGCCCGGGATTCCCGCGTGACCGCGAACAACGCCGAGACCTACGCGGGCGTCTGGCAGGCCAACTGGTGGGACAGCACGCTCGTTTCCACGGCAGGCTGGCGGCATGACAAGATGGAAGGCTTCGAGGGCTCCTGGCCGGCGACGCAGAACCCGGTGACCGGCGCCGTCAACACCTCCCGCGCGCCCGTAAACCCAAAGGGGGCAGCCGAGAAGAGCACTTTCAGCTACGGTCTGGCGCTGCATGTGCCCGCGCGCTACCTGCGTTCGCTCCCGGGCCGGCCGAACGTGTCCTTCTACTACAACGACTCCGCGAACTTTCAGGTGACGGGGTACCGCATGAACATCCTCGGCGACCCGCTTGGGCCGCAGGAGGGTACCACCAAGGAGTACGCCGTCCGGCTGAGTGCGCTCGACGAGAAGTTCAGCGTGCGCGTCACGCACTACGAGACGAAGCAGGACAACATCAATGACCGCCGCGTCGCGGGCCTGGTCAACAAGGTCGCCTACATCGAGGACTTCATCTACACGTGGGTGCCGCAGGCGACGCTCAATGCCGCCGGCTATGTGGGGCCGCTGGATACGCGCCTGCCGGCGCTGTCCGACCGCTACTTCAAGGCCTGGGGCTGGGTGTACGGCGGGCTCACGGCGGACGGTACAACGTACACGAATCCCACCTACACCGCTCCGAGTACGACGACCACGGCCATCACCAGCATGGTGTCGAAGGGCCTCGAGATCGAAGGCGTGTACAACCCGACGCGCAACTGGCGCATCATGTTCAACGCGGCCAAGCAGGAGGCGGTGCAGGGTGCGACCGATGCGACCGTCTCCGCCCTCGTCGCCGAGCGCATGAAGGAGTGGACGAAGCCGGCGATCTGGTCCGCGCCGCTGAACAACAACGTCTGGACCGGCCAGACCCTCGTGGAGGCGCAGATCATCAATCCGCTCAACACGGCGATTCTCTCCACCGGCGGTCCGGTCGCTGAGCTGCGCAAGTGGCGCGCGAACCTGATGACGAACTACAAGTTCAGTTACGCCCGCCTCAAGGGTTGGTCCATCGGCGGCGCCGCGCGCTGGCAGGACAAGGTCATGATCGGGTACCCGGTCATTCAGGACCCGAAGCTCGGGCTCGTGACCGACGTGAACCATCCCTTCATGGGGCCCGACGAGATCGCGTTCGACGCCTGGCTCGGCTACGAGCGGCGGATCTTCCGGAACCGCGTGGGTTGGAAGATCCAGCTCAATGTCCGCAACCTCCTCGACAACAACCTGCTGATCCCGGTCCGGGCCAACCCGGTCGTGATCGGGGACCTGAACACGCACGAGAATGTCGCCTACCGTATCGGCGAACGTCGGACGTGGCAGGTGATGTCGACGTTCTCGTTCTGA
- a CDS encoding aminoglycoside phosphotransferase family protein has translation MSSTAVPLNPPDLAALAKIFATDGSYVAGAPHGTGHINDTFALTMAQGDRRIRYILQRINHRIFKDVPALMENVERVTAHARQRLERSGITDTDRRVLRVIPTRAGRAYHEDAAGGFWRCYAFIEGARTHDLIETPRQAYEAARAFGEFQSLLVDLPGGRLHETIPAFHDTRRRFDTFRRILQEDPRQRAVTAAAEIEFVLSREPMVDVLLNLQRRGAIPERITHNDTKLNNVMLDDVTQEGVCVIDLDTVMPGLALYDFGDMVRSATNAAAEDERDLAKVTMRMPIYEALVAGYLSSAGKFLTDAERAHLAFSGKLITFEIGLRFLTDHLEGDVYFKIHRPGHNLDRARNQFALVRSIEAQEAAMNAVAERTPGAASRTS, from the coding sequence ATGTCCTCAACCGCCGTGCCCTTAAACCCTCCGGATCTCGCTGCCCTCGCGAAAATCTTCGCGACGGACGGCTCTTACGTTGCCGGTGCGCCGCATGGCACGGGTCATATCAACGACACGTTCGCCCTCACCATGGCCCAAGGTGACCGGCGCATCCGCTACATCCTGCAGCGAATCAATCACCGGATCTTCAAGGACGTCCCGGCGTTGATGGAGAATGTTGAACGCGTCACCGCTCATGCGCGCCAGCGGCTCGAGCGCAGTGGCATCACGGACACCGATCGCCGCGTCCTTCGCGTCATCCCCACCCGCGCTGGTCGCGCGTACCACGAGGATGCGGCCGGCGGGTTCTGGCGCTGCTACGCCTTCATCGAGGGCGCGCGGACGCATGACCTGATCGAGACCCCCAGGCAGGCCTACGAAGCGGCCCGGGCCTTCGGCGAGTTTCAGAGCCTGCTCGTCGACCTTCCCGGCGGGCGGCTCCACGAGACCATCCCCGCCTTCCACGACACGCGCCGGCGCTTCGACACCTTTCGCCGGATCCTGCAAGAGGACCCGCGGCAACGCGCCGTCACCGCCGCCGCCGAGATCGAATTCGTGCTCTCCCGCGAGCCGATGGTGGACGTCCTCCTGAACCTGCAGCGTCGCGGCGCGATTCCCGAGCGCATCACCCACAACGACACGAAGCTGAACAACGTGATGCTCGACGACGTCACCCAGGAGGGAGTGTGCGTCATCGACCTCGACACCGTCATGCCCGGCTTGGCGCTCTACGATTTCGGCGACATGGTCCGCTCCGCCACCAACGCCGCCGCCGAGGACGAACGCGATCTCGCGAAGGTCACCATGCGCATGCCGATCTACGAGGCGCTCGTCGCCGGTTATCTCTCCTCGGCCGGAAAGTTCCTCACGGACGCCGAGCGCGCCCACCTCGCCTTCTCCGGCAAGCTCATCACCTTCGAGATCGGCCTGCGCTTCCTCACCGACCACCTCGAGGGCGACGTGTACTTCAAGATTCACCGCCCCGGCCATAATCTCGACCGCGCCCGCAACCAGTTCGCCCTGGTCCGGAGCATCGAGGCGCAGGAAGCGGCCATGAACGCCGTCGCCGAGCGCACGCCGGGCGCGGCATCGCGGACTTCCTGA
- a CDS encoding enterotoxin yields the protein MPLAKSLLLYVLTSVAILAASAAESAAAFHLDAKAFSLGFADGRVVRSADLRATASGSASAQRYVSADGAFSIAVATTTVDTPAVTYTRTRLTLTNTGTADLPLTQVVMVDTAAAADVKAAGDVNGSPLVAGRTFFGVEHPLARNTVNGGKVQCLLPVMQPLRAGETLVASFVFGTAPDASQLRRAFLAYIERERPRPYAPFLHHNTWYNLGYGNTFSEAQELALIATVGRELVAQRGVKLDGFVLDDGWDDTHSLWRFHAGWPNGLKAMAAATARFGASPGIWLSPWGGYQEAKAARIAAAAPEGFEIRDGSFSLAGPRYYERFRELCAAVVRDNGVAYFKFDGIGPKKTGMIDPAAGRDFDAMLRLVAELRGLKPGLYVSQTTGTWASPFWLLHVDNIWRGGRDHSFAGVGTDRQQWLTYRDAETFKNVVQRGPLFPLNSVMNHGVIYAKLAKKLGTAEGSDFRDEVRSYFGCGTQLQELYLSPELLSTRDWDDIAAAAKWARRQATILRDTHWIGGDPARLEPYGWAAWSPDAAVITLRNPAAQPAEFLLDAQIAFELPRGARSRFHVISPYADAPAPITELHAGKPARISLRPFEVLVLEATPER from the coding sequence ATGCCCCTCGCCAAATCGCTCCTCCTCTACGTCCTCACCTCGGTCGCCATCCTCGCCGCGTCGGCGGCTGAATCGGCGGCTGCATTCCACCTCGACGCCAAGGCGTTCTCCCTCGGCTTCGCCGACGGCCGCGTCGTGCGGTCCGCCGACCTGCGCGCGACCGCCTCCGGCTCCGCCTCCGCCCAGCGGTATGTCTCGGCCGACGGCGCGTTCTCCATCGCCGTGGCGACGACGACCGTCGACACCCCGGCCGTCACCTACACCCGCACCCGCCTCACCCTCACCAATACCGGCACGGCCGATCTGCCCCTCACGCAAGTGGTCATGGTGGACACGGCGGCGGCGGCCGACGTGAAAGCGGCGGGCGACGTCAATGGTTCGCCGCTGGTGGCCGGACGAACTTTCTTTGGCGTCGAGCACCCGTTGGCGCGAAACACTGTCAACGGCGGCAAGGTGCAATGCCTCCTCCCGGTCATGCAACCGCTCCGGGCCGGCGAAACCCTGGTTGCCTCCTTCGTATTCGGCACGGCGCCGGACGCATCCCAGCTGCGGCGGGCGTTTCTCGCCTACATCGAGCGCGAGCGGCCGCGCCCCTACGCCCCGTTCCTGCATCACAACACGTGGTACAATCTCGGATACGGCAACACGTTCTCCGAGGCCCAGGAGCTCGCGCTCATCGCCACCGTGGGCCGTGAGCTCGTGGCGCAACGCGGGGTCAAGCTGGACGGCTTCGTGCTCGACGACGGCTGGGATGACACGCACTCGCTGTGGCGCTTTCACGCCGGCTGGCCCAACGGCCTGAAGGCGATGGCGGCCGCGACCGCCCGCTTCGGCGCCTCACCCGGCATCTGGCTGTCGCCGTGGGGCGGCTACCAGGAGGCCAAGGCGGCGCGCATCGCCGCGGCCGCCCCCGAGGGCTTCGAGATCCGGGACGGCAGCTTCTCGCTCGCCGGCCCCCGCTACTACGAGCGTTTTCGCGAACTCTGCGCCGCGGTCGTGCGGGACAACGGCGTCGCGTACTTCAAGTTCGATGGCATCGGCCCCAAGAAGACGGGAATGATTGATCCGGCGGCCGGGCGAGACTTCGACGCCATGCTGCGGCTCGTCGCCGAGTTGCGCGGCCTGAAGCCCGGGTTGTACGTGAGCCAGACGACCGGCACCTGGGCCTCGCCTTTCTGGCTGCTGCACGTCGACAACATCTGGCGCGGCGGCCGCGACCACAGCTTTGCGGGCGTCGGCACCGACCGGCAGCAGTGGCTCACCTACCGCGATGCAGAGACGTTCAAGAACGTCGTCCAGCGGGGCCCCTTGTTCCCGCTCAACTCCGTGATGAACCACGGCGTCATCTACGCGAAACTCGCCAAGAAACTCGGCACCGCCGAGGGCAGCGACTTCCGCGACGAGGTGCGCTCCTACTTCGGTTGCGGCACGCAGCTCCAGGAGCTCTACCTCTCTCCCGAACTCCTCAGCACGCGCGACTGGGACGACATTGCCGCCGCGGCCAAATGGGCGCGCCGGCAGGCGACCATCCTGCGCGACACCCACTGGATCGGCGGCGATCCCGCGCGCCTGGAGCCCTACGGCTGGGCCGCGTGGTCACCCGATGCGGCCGTGATCACCCTCCGCAACCCGGCGGCGCAACCGGCCGAGTTTCTCCTCGATGCCCAGATCGCCTTTGAGCTTCCCCGCGGTGCCCGCAGCCGCTTCCACGTGATCAGCCCCTACGCCGACGCGCCGGCGCCCATCACCGAGCTCCACGCGGGCAAACCCGCCCGAATCTCCCTGCGCCCCTTCGAGGTCCTCGTCCTCGAAGCCACGCCTGAACGATAG
- a CDS encoding substrate-binding domain-containing protein, whose amino-acid sequence MDKPGSAGEFPSGRGSAELEKALRQIATAKSWNAAEPLPTTREMGEHFGISNATACRLLIRLSDEGVIWRRDNGRYYLNDSRRLVELHKPYACLLRRLQNWSRVYQAVMGGFSQAFGRDPTSMLFVHNETLVRHADTAHPPVHATAAEQRSSLAEFFQIHRSGFRGILLDEVWDDRVLAEYATELTNAVIVCRPTSIAGLSSVSADFEAGALLAIGHLYARGFDEIWIAVPYADSVAIENLRDAATRAATMLGAGIAEQNVCPVASPDDRERFIARLKSARRRIGVFCLEDNIALILRQAITAAGIECPANVGLLSGMGTDLVTERRISSLRIDYEAIGRTAGEIITSGRVQQITLRPLLVPGETT is encoded by the coding sequence GTGGACAAGCCCGGCAGCGCGGGTGAGTTCCCCTCGGGCCGCGGTAGCGCGGAGTTGGAGAAGGCGTTGCGCCAGATTGCCACCGCCAAGAGCTGGAACGCCGCCGAGCCGCTGCCAACGACGCGCGAGATGGGCGAGCATTTCGGCATCTCGAACGCCACCGCCTGCCGCCTGCTGATCCGCCTCAGCGACGAGGGCGTCATCTGGCGGCGCGACAACGGCCGCTACTACCTGAACGACAGCCGCCGGCTCGTCGAACTGCACAAGCCCTACGCCTGCCTCCTGCGCCGCCTCCAGAACTGGAGTCGCGTGTACCAGGCGGTCATGGGTGGATTCAGCCAGGCCTTCGGACGCGATCCCACCTCGATGCTGTTCGTGCACAACGAGACGCTCGTGCGGCACGCGGACACCGCCCATCCGCCCGTGCACGCCACGGCCGCCGAGCAGCGGAGCTCACTCGCCGAGTTCTTCCAGATTCATCGCAGCGGGTTCCGCGGCATTCTCCTGGACGAAGTCTGGGACGACCGCGTGCTCGCGGAGTACGCCACCGAGCTGACGAACGCGGTGATCGTCTGCCGCCCCACGTCAATCGCCGGCCTCTCGAGCGTCTCAGCCGACTTCGAAGCGGGCGCCCTGCTCGCGATCGGTCATCTGTATGCCCGCGGGTTCGACGAGATCTGGATCGCCGTCCCCTACGCGGACTCCGTCGCAATCGAAAACCTGCGTGATGCCGCGACGCGGGCCGCCACGATGCTCGGCGCGGGCATCGCCGAACAGAATGTGTGCCCGGTGGCGTCGCCCGACGACCGCGAGCGTTTCATCGCCCGACTCAAATCCGCCCGGCGCCGCATCGGCGTGTTCTGTCTCGAGGACAACATCGCGCTCATCCTGCGGCAGGCCATCACCGCAGCCGGCATCGAATGCCCCGCCAACGTCGGTCTGCTCTCCGGCATGGGCACCGACCTGGTGACCGAACGACGCATCTCGTCGCTCCGCATCGATTATGAGGCGATCGGCCGCACCGCCGGCGAGATCATCACTTCCGGCCGCGTCCAGCAAATCACCCTCCGCCCGCTACTCGTCCCGGGCGAGACGACCTGA
- a CDS encoding GreA/GreB family elongation factor, translating to MPLHRKNIFRLPPPPPTTIYVRHGYNRVLAEEFEALKRKRVDLVKDKVEAHSQGDLRENFGFKAAKEAIRAVDRKMTALDRFVVRNTFIEVDPATWLTKPTPTVQLGHVVTVEKQDVGTKRKHRFTFLVATHGETATDAESGIECLPHSSPLATAILGLTPDTPTTVTLPAGEAVITVRAIRNPTQAELDRLLSPIAPPDVQDDEGE from the coding sequence ATGCCACTGCATCGAAAGAACATCTTCCGGCTGCCGCCGCCACCCCCGACGACGATCTACGTGCGGCACGGGTACAACCGGGTGCTGGCGGAGGAGTTCGAGGCGCTGAAGCGGAAACGCGTCGACCTGGTGAAGGACAAGGTGGAGGCGCACAGCCAGGGCGACCTGCGCGAGAACTTCGGTTTCAAGGCGGCCAAGGAGGCGATCCGCGCCGTCGATCGGAAGATGACCGCGCTCGATCGTTTCGTCGTCCGCAACACCTTCATCGAAGTCGATCCGGCCACCTGGCTGACGAAGCCAACGCCGACGGTGCAGCTCGGGCACGTGGTCACGGTCGAGAAGCAGGACGTCGGTACAAAGCGCAAACACCGGTTCACGTTTCTCGTGGCGACCCATGGCGAGACGGCGACCGACGCCGAGTCCGGCATCGAATGTCTGCCCCACAGCTCGCCGCTGGCGACCGCGATCCTGGGACTCACGCCCGACACGCCGACGACCGTGACGCTCCCCGCCGGGGAGGCCGTCATCACCGTCCGCGCGATCCGCAATCCCACCCAGGCCGAACTCGACCGCCTTCTCTCTCCCATCGCCCCGCCCGACGTCCAGGACGACGAAGGCGAGTAA
- a CDS encoding class I SAM-dependent methyltransferase: protein MTVQTNMENAHQEKLILNVHASAPGLTERSIGAARTASGATSYDAFSTFAEPADGMSVVDLACGNGPLTEILVKRVGPGGQVTAVDLSDAELASARIRLAHVATVRFLNEAADHLSLPSGSVDLVVCHMAFMLFSPLNAAVDEVARVLKRGGRFAAVIPGLREPSALFAACAAELKASLASEGLEGEAISGNGVRMADVDDLKRIFPAAQWRTDEAIATEAIAVAVQAAPEVLVERVAPAFYSYQILPEASRRRLRERWLALFRTASNAQGETAFEFPLTAFRITRR, encoded by the coding sequence ATGACCGTCCAAACGAACATGGAAAATGCGCACCAGGAGAAGTTGATTCTCAATGTCCATGCATCAGCGCCGGGATTGACCGAGCGAAGCATTGGCGCAGCGCGAACCGCGAGCGGAGCCACGAGTTATGACGCGTTCTCCACGTTTGCGGAGCCTGCCGATGGCATGTCGGTGGTGGACCTCGCCTGCGGGAACGGGCCGCTCACCGAGATTTTGGTGAAGCGCGTCGGGCCGGGAGGCCAGGTGACGGCGGTCGACTTGAGTGACGCCGAACTGGCTTCGGCGCGTATCCGCTTGGCTCACGTCGCTACCGTCCGGTTTCTGAACGAAGCGGCCGACCACCTTTCACTTCCTTCCGGCTCCGTGGATCTGGTCGTCTGCCATATGGCCTTCATGTTATTCAGCCCCCTGAATGCGGCGGTTGACGAGGTCGCCCGCGTCCTGAAACGCGGCGGCAGATTCGCCGCGGTGATACCCGGCTTGCGAGAACCCTCGGCGCTCTTTGCCGCCTGTGCGGCTGAGCTCAAGGCTTCGCTCGCGTCCGAAGGACTGGAGGGCGAGGCCATCAGCGGCAACGGGGTGCGAATGGCGGACGTCGACGACCTGAAGCGCATTTTTCCCGCCGCGCAGTGGCGTACCGACGAGGCGATCGCCACGGAGGCCATCGCAGTGGCTGTACAAGCCGCGCCGGAAGTCTTGGTCGAGCGAGTGGCGCCGGCCTTTTACAGCTATCAGATCCTCCCGGAGGCCAGCCGCCGCAGGTTGAGAGAGAGATGGCTGGCGCTATTCCGCACGGCGAGCAACGCACAGGGCGAGACTGCCTTCGAATTTCCGCTGACCGCGTTTAGGATCACGCGGCGCTGA